A genomic window from bacterium includes:
- a CDS encoding head GIN domain-containing protein: MGRKLSGRPRRAGRTAVTAVCGLLAVGCATPGAVIEGTGGVVEQARAMPYFTAVRVAGAYDVHVVAGATPDVTIHADASLLPYIETSIKGDTLSIGTTRGAVLRPTRTPRLDVFTRDVTAIAVTGTADLLAEHLTGDGLEVQITGDGRGTLAGAVRALRIRVSGTAAVDARNLSADAAVVAISGVGDVTVTARDRLTVDVSGTGRVRYAGHPADITQHVSGNGQVVPVQ, from the coding sequence ATGGGGCGGAAGCTGTCCGGGCGGCCGCGGCGCGCGGGACGGACTGCGGTGACCGCGGTCTGCGGACTGCTTGCCGTCGGGTGCGCAACGCCGGGCGCCGTGATCGAGGGCACCGGGGGCGTCGTCGAGCAGGCCCGCGCAATGCCGTACTTCACCGCCGTCCGCGTCGCCGGCGCCTACGATGTCCACGTGGTTGCCGGCGCGACTCCCGACGTCACAATTCACGCCGACGCGAGCCTACTGCCCTACATCGAGACCTCGATCAAAGGGGACACCCTGTCCATCGGCACCACGCGCGGCGCGGTGCTTCGTCCCACCCGCACTCCGCGCCTCGATGTCTTCACGCGGGACGTGACCGCGATCGCCGTCACCGGCACCGCGGACCTCCTCGCCGAGCACCTCACCGGCGACGGCCTGGAGGTACAGATCACCGGCGACGGGCGCGGCACGCTCGCCGGCGCGGTCCGCGCGCTCCGTATCCGGGTGAGCGGCACGGCCGCCGTGGACGCCCGGAACCTCTCGGCCGACGCTGCGGTCGTGGCGATCAGCGGGGTCGGGGACGTCACCGTGACCGCCCGGGACCGCCTCACCGTCGACGTGTCGGGCACCGGCCGGGTGCGCTACGCGGGCCATCCCGCGGATATCACCCAACACGTGAGCGGAAACGGTCAGGTCGTACCGGTCCAGTAG
- the nusA gene encoding transcription termination factor NusA translates to MNNTELIKAIKQLEEEKGLGTDVLVEAIEAALLSAYKKNFGAAAQNIRVEVDRTTGEQHVYSVRTIVETVTDPNTEVPLAEAQTWDPESRVGDIVEVEVTPKDFGRIAAQTAKQVIVQRIREAERDMVYKEFRDREGDIVTGTVQRVERRNVYMDLGRIEAVLPPTEQVPREGYRQNDRVKAYVVEVKQGTRGPQIVVSRTHPGLLKRLFELEVPEIYEGIVEIKAIAREAGARSKVAVVSRDRNVDAVGSCVGPKGSRVQSIVDELRGEKIDIVPWAADSVTFVASALSPAKVIRVQVTEETKTALVIVPDNQLSLAIGKEGQNARLAAKLTGWRIDIKSESQIKELEARKIFADLPAEETVQLPAEGEPAPLPEEASVGGGEPAVAAVVDEVAGRVEEKTAAE, encoded by the coding sequence ATGAACAACACGGAGCTGATCAAAGCGATCAAGCAGCTTGAAGAGGAGAAGGGGCTCGGGACCGATGTGCTCGTCGAGGCCATCGAGGCGGCCCTGTTGTCCGCCTACAAGAAGAACTTCGGCGCCGCCGCGCAGAACATCCGCGTCGAGGTGGATCGGACGACCGGCGAACAGCACGTCTACAGCGTCCGGACGATCGTTGAGACCGTGACGGACCCGAACACCGAGGTCCCGCTGGCCGAGGCGCAGACGTGGGACCCGGAGAGCCGGGTCGGCGACATCGTCGAGGTCGAGGTGACGCCGAAGGACTTCGGGCGGATCGCCGCGCAGACCGCGAAGCAGGTGATCGTGCAGCGGATCCGCGAGGCCGAGCGTGACATGGTGTACAAGGAGTTCCGCGACCGCGAGGGCGATATCGTCACCGGAACGGTGCAGCGGGTCGAGCGGCGGAACGTCTACATGGACCTGGGGCGGATCGAAGCGGTGCTGCCGCCGACCGAGCAGGTGCCGCGCGAGGGGTACCGTCAGAACGATCGGGTGAAGGCGTATGTCGTCGAGGTCAAACAGGGGACGCGGGGGCCACAGATCGTGGTCAGCCGCACGCACCCCGGCTTGCTGAAGCGACTGTTCGAGCTCGAGGTTCCGGAGATCTACGAGGGAATCGTGGAGATCAAGGCGATCGCCCGCGAGGCCGGCGCTCGCAGCAAAGTGGCCGTGGTGTCGCGGGATCGGAACGTGGACGCGGTGGGATCCTGCGTCGGCCCGAAGGGTTCCCGCGTGCAGTCGATCGTGGATGAACTGCGTGGCGAGAAGATCGATATCGTCCCCTGGGCGGCCGACTCCGTCACGTTCGTCGCCAGCGCCCTCAGCCCGGCGAAGGTGATTCGGGTCCAGGTGACGGAGGAGACGAAGACCGCGCTCGTGATCGTGCCCGACAATCAGCTCTCGCTGGCGATCGGCAAGGAGGGGCAGAACGCTCGCCTGGCGGCGAAGCTGACCGGGTGGCGGATCGATATCAAGAGCGAGTCGCAGATCAAGGAGTTGGAGGCCCGCAAGATCTTCGCCGACCTTCCCGCGGAGGAGACGGTGCAGTTGCCCGCGGAGGGCGAGCCCGCACCCCTTCCGGAGGAGGCGAGCGTCGGCGGAGGGGAGCCCGCCGTGGCGGCCGTCGTGGACGAGGTCGCCGGGCGCGTCGAGGAGAAGACCGCGGCGGAGTAG
- the asnS gene encoding asparagine--tRNA ligase, whose amino-acid sequence MVGTTIGRIGEYVGEDVEIRGWVYNLRSSGALRFLLVRDGSGILQAVAVRAELPADVFEAVGALTQESAVIVEGLVREDKRAPGGYEMALRRLQVVHVAEPYPITPKEHGVEFLMDHRHLWLRSQRQWAIMRIRAEVERAMCDHLDELGYLRMDTPILTPSACEGTTTLFETPYFERRAYLTQSGQLYNEATAAAFGRVYCFGPTFRAEKSKTRRHLTEFWMLEPEAAYLDLDGYMDLAEGLVTAVVRRVLERRRRELELVQRDPAALEAVRPPFPRITYDEAVERLRAQGAAITWGEDFGGDEETVLSRQFDRPVFVHRYPARCKAFYMQPDPQRPEVVLGADLLAPEGYGEIVGGGERIHDHALLARRLDEMKLPREEYQWYLDVRRYGAVPHSGFGIGIERTVTWICGLEHVRETIPFPRLINRLYP is encoded by the coding sequence ATGGTCGGGACCACGATCGGGCGCATCGGCGAGTACGTGGGCGAGGACGTCGAGATTCGCGGATGGGTCTACAACCTGCGCAGCAGCGGCGCGCTGCGGTTCCTGCTCGTGCGCGACGGCAGCGGGATTCTCCAGGCCGTGGCGGTGCGGGCCGAGCTTCCGGCGGACGTGTTCGAGGCCGTGGGTGCCCTGACGCAGGAGTCTGCCGTCATCGTGGAAGGGCTCGTGCGCGAGGACAAGCGGGCGCCCGGCGGGTACGAGATGGCGCTTCGTCGGCTACAGGTGGTGCACGTCGCGGAGCCGTACCCGATCACGCCGAAGGAGCACGGCGTGGAGTTCCTCATGGATCACCGGCACCTCTGGCTCCGCAGCCAGCGGCAGTGGGCGATCATGCGTATCCGCGCCGAGGTCGAGCGGGCAATGTGCGACCATCTCGACGAGCTCGGTTATCTCCGGATGGATACCCCGATCCTCACGCCGTCCGCGTGTGAGGGCACGACGACGCTGTTCGAGACGCCGTACTTCGAGCGGCGCGCGTACCTCACGCAGAGCGGCCAGCTGTACAATGAGGCCACGGCCGCCGCGTTTGGGCGCGTCTACTGCTTCGGCCCGACGTTTCGCGCCGAAAAGTCAAAGACGCGCCGTCACCTCACGGAGTTCTGGATGTTGGAACCCGAGGCCGCGTACCTCGACCTCGACGGCTATATGGACCTGGCGGAAGGCTTGGTCACGGCCGTGGTGCGGCGGGTGCTGGAGCGGCGGCGCCGCGAGTTGGAGCTCGTGCAGCGCGATCCCGCCGCGCTGGAGGCCGTGCGGCCGCCGTTTCCGCGCATCACGTACGACGAGGCGGTGGAGCGGTTGCGCGCGCAGGGCGCCGCGATCACGTGGGGCGAGGACTTCGGGGGCGACGAGGAGACGGTGCTGAGCCGACAGTTCGACCGGCCGGTGTTCGTGCATCGGTATCCGGCGCGGTGCAAGGCGTTCTACATGCAGCCCGACCCGCAACGCCCCGAGGTCGTGCTGGGCGCCGATCTCCTGGCCCCCGAGGGGTACGGCGAGATCGTCGGCGGAGGCGAGCGCATTCACGACCACGCGCTGCTTGCACGGCGTCTCGACGAGATGAAGCTGCCGCGCGAGGAGTACCAATGGTACTTGGACGTCCGGCGCTACGGCGCGGTCCCCCACAGTGGATTCGGGATCGGAATCGAACGGACGGTGACCTGGATCTGCGGGCTCGAGCACGTGCGGGAGACGATACCCTTTCCGAGGCTGATCAACCGGTTGTATCCGTAG
- the rimP gene encoding ribosome maturation factor RimP, whose amino-acid sequence MRRQEVAGQVVALAAPIGARMGLEIVDVELHGAGRHQVLQVLVDRDGGVGVEDCARLSEALSRELDLYDLPLGAYTLEVSSPGLDRPLRKPEDFVRFSGRNVAVTTYAPVDGQRRFRGRLLGLVDGRVAVRLDDGREVRFAPTEIAQARLVVHMEELRQDLRRS is encoded by the coding sequence ATGAGACGCCAGGAAGTCGCCGGACAGGTGGTGGCGCTGGCTGCGCCGATCGGGGCTCGGATGGGGCTCGAGATCGTGGACGTCGAGTTGCACGGCGCGGGGCGTCATCAGGTGCTGCAGGTGTTGGTGGATCGGGACGGCGGGGTCGGCGTTGAGGACTGCGCCCGCCTGAGCGAGGCGCTGAGCCGGGAACTGGACCTGTACGATCTCCCGTTGGGAGCGTACACGCTGGAGGTGTCGTCGCCGGGGCTCGACCGGCCGTTGCGGAAACCAGAGGACTTCGTGCGGTTCTCGGGACGCAACGTGGCGGTCACGACGTACGCACCGGTGGACGGCCAGCGGCGGTTTCGGGGACGGCTGCTCGGGTTAGTGGACGGCCGCGTGGCCGTGCGGCTCGACGACGGGCGCGAGGTCCGCTTCGCACCGACCGAGATCGCGCAGGCACGGCTCGTCGTCCACATGGAAGAGTTGCGGCAGGACCTGAGGCGGTCGTAG
- a CDS encoding YlxR family protein — MPRVRKVPQRQCVACGRTRGKRDLVRVVRTPAGDVRVDVTGRLAGRGAYVCPEPDCVDRAVRDGRLAGVLEQPLPDGLLDALREAAARDATPRAPVVRRVSLRQVQEAGRGNAAPRGIRDAAAQAPIGLNRRETEGSS; from the coding sequence ATGCCCAGGGTGCGCAAGGTTCCTCAACGGCAGTGCGTGGCGTGCGGGCGGACTCGGGGCAAGCGTGACCTGGTACGCGTCGTCCGCACGCCCGCCGGGGACGTGCGCGTGGACGTCACAGGGAGGCTGGCCGGGCGAGGCGCCTATGTGTGTCCGGAGCCCGACTGCGTGGACCGGGCGGTGCGCGACGGCCGCCTCGCGGGAGTGTTGGAGCAGCCCCTGCCGGACGGGTTGCTCGATGCCCTGCGAGAGGCGGCGGCCCGGGACGCGACGCCTCGTGCCCCGGTCGTGCGTCGGGTTTCCCTGAGGCAAGTGCAGGAGGCCGGGCGCGGAAACGCGGCACCGCGGGGTATCCGGGACGCGGCGGCGCAGGCTCCGATAGGTCTGAACAGGCGTGAAACGGAGGGATCGTCGTGA